Proteins from a single region of Desulfobacter postgatei 2ac9:
- a CDS encoding nucleotidyl transferase AbiEii/AbiGii toxin family protein, translating into MYGLDRFSEDLDFSLIQPEQNFNIEKHLSSIVTELESWGFEISAVKVEKKVESPIDSAFIKANTLIHLLKVNTGLKTHRNAMMKIKLEIDQDPAAGFTSEAKYHLNPMAFTIKTMSLPSLFGGKIHALLCRARKDNIKGRDWYDLVWFVKAGVPCDLYYLQNKMIQTGHLETTQILSEGMLHKLLCEKANGIDFDLAKKDVAPFLKNASQKEELTLWSNAFFTDYLIKKIGVLKDDESDSVPGEKDV; encoded by the coding sequence TTGTATGGCCTGGACAGGTTTTCTGAGGATCTGGATTTTTCATTAATTCAACCAGAGCAAAATTTTAATATAGAAAAGCACTTGAGTTCCATTGTAACGGAATTGGAATCATGGGGGTTTGAAATATCGGCCGTAAAAGTAGAAAAGAAGGTGGAAAGTCCTATCGATTCAGCTTTTATAAAGGCCAATACGCTCATTCATCTCTTGAAGGTAAACACTGGCTTAAAAACGCATAGGAACGCGATGATGAAAATCAAATTAGAAATTGATCAAGATCCGGCAGCCGGGTTTACAAGCGAGGCGAAATATCATCTCAATCCCATGGCATTCACCATTAAAACCATGTCGTTACCCAGCTTGTTTGGTGGGAAAATCCATGCATTGTTATGCAGGGCCAGGAAAGACAATATTAAAGGCCGGGACTGGTACGATCTTGTTTGGTTTGTAAAAGCAGGCGTTCCCTGCGATTTGTATTACCTTCAGAATAAAATGATTCAGACTGGCCATCTTGAAACAACCCAGATTTTATCGGAGGGAATGCTTCACAAGTTATTATGCGAAAAAGCAAATGGGATTGATTTTGATTTGGCAAAAAAAGATGTTGCCCCCTTTCTTAAAAATGCCAGCCAGAAAGAAGAATTGACCCTCTGGTCCAATGCTTTTTTTACAGACTATCTTATAAAAA
- a CDS encoding PAS domain-containing protein, producing MTQLTDTHQRLVEAQRLALVGDWEMDVVSGALSCSDQVYEIIGRSMGTVEMNSENVLTFIHPDDKNIVKNHFNALAQIK from the coding sequence GTGACCCAGTTGACAGACACCCACCAGCGTCTGGTGGAAGCCCAAAGACTTGCCCTGGTCGGGGACTGGGAGATGGATGTGGTCTCCGGGGCGTTGAGCTGTTCGGATCAGGTCTATGAGATTATCGGAAGATCCATGGGCACTGTTGAAATGAACAGTGAAAATGTACTTACCTTTATCCATCCGGATGATAAAAACATTGTTAAAAATCATTTCAATGCCCTTGCCCAGATTAAATAG
- a CDS encoding type IV pili methyl-accepting chemotaxis transducer N-terminal domain-containing protein: MSIVGNLRLRYVFGLSAIAILVTTSFFTMQHLISKQRDFSQLINLAGHQAGLTNRIAYFASLMAATDDETEFNQARSQVGLTIHKMQAAHKALREGDSETRIPKVTNEALETIYEDPMMGLDSALQRFLERAQNVYETDLESLSIGSIDYIYLVNYGPHVLDPLLDAAVDEYERIGRAAIVKIERFEGIVWLAALAALLLEAFLFSDPWKNRCARPLTPCRPP, translated from the coding sequence TTGAGTATTGTTGGAAATCTGCGGCTGCGTTATGTGTTTGGTTTAAGTGCCATTGCCATTCTTGTGACCACCTCGTTCTTTACCATGCAGCATCTCATTTCAAAACAGCGTGATTTCTCCCAGCTGATCAACCTTGCCGGGCACCAGGCCGGCCTTACCAACCGCATTGCGTATTTTGCAAGCCTGATGGCCGCCACCGATGATGAAACCGAATTCAACCAGGCCCGAAGTCAGGTGGGTCTGACCATCCATAAAATGCAGGCCGCCCACAAGGCCTTAAGAGAAGGGGATAGTGAAACCCGAATTCCCAAGGTGACCAATGAAGCCCTGGAAACCATTTACGAAGACCCTATGATGGGTCTGGACTCTGCCCTGCAACGGTTTTTGGAACGGGCCCAAAATGTGTATGAAACAGATCTGGAGAGTTTGTCCATCGGGTCCATTGACTATATATACCTGGTCAATTACGGCCCCCATGTGCTTGACCCCCTTTTGGATGCAGCGGTTGACGAATATGAGCGCATCGGCAGAGCCGCCATTGTCAAAATAGAACGGTTTGAAGGGATTGTATGGCTGGCAGCCCTGGCCGCTTTGCTCCTGGAGGCATTTTTATTTTCAGACCCTTGGAAAAACAGGTGCGCCAGGCCCTTAACTCCCTGCAGGCCTCCGTGA
- a CDS encoding putative bifunctional diguanylate cyclase/phosphodiesterase, with translation MMDGGTLWYGYIWDITERRLAENRIRRLALYDPLTGLANRRMLMDRLAHAVALSGRNKEYGAVLMLDLDNFKSVNDTKGHDIVEVGRRLAGCVREADTVARLGGDEFVVLLECLGNDETIGNDKVMAVAEKIRSELNRPYILGDGRHVHHTSVSVGVAIFRGRDRDESEILKHADVAMYEAKDLGRNRTCFYSKARQVIVDTRSAMALDMQTGLDNGEFCLYLHPQVLKIGMLCGAEALLRWLPRDKPPVSPDSFIPVADSTGLILPLGEWVLKQACTIVMDLEKYQLPEDFALAVNISALQFADENFIKTVKRVFHETGVTPLRLKFELTETSLVQDMNRAGNIMKELGSMGLQVELDDFGTGYSSLNSIKNLPLTALKIDASLIRGIEKDESSRAIVRAALAMARAMSLQTIAEGVETQSQMDYLAKEGCDMIQGYLFAKPMPYEEFISYLGRKLKIA, from the coding sequence ATGATGGACGGCGGCACATTGTGGTACGGCTATATCTGGGATATCACCGAACGGCGGCTGGCAGAAAACCGGATTCGACGGTTGGCACTTTATGACCCGCTGACCGGGCTTGCCAACCGCCGCATGCTCATGGACAGACTGGCCCATGCCGTTGCTTTGTCCGGCAGGAACAAAGAGTATGGTGCTGTGCTCATGCTGGATCTGGATAATTTTAAAAGCGTGAATGATACCAAAGGTCATGATATCGTGGAAGTGGGCAGACGCCTTGCCGGCTGTGTCCGGGAAGCAGATACCGTGGCCCGCCTTGGCGGGGATGAATTTGTTGTGCTTCTGGAGTGTCTGGGCAATGATGAAACCATAGGCAATGACAAAGTTATGGCTGTGGCGGAAAAAATCAGGTCGGAACTGAACCGCCCCTATATCCTGGGAGATGGCCGGCATGTTCACCACACCAGTGTCTCTGTGGGGGTGGCCATTTTTCGCGGCAGGGACCGGGATGAAAGCGAGATACTCAAACACGCTGATGTGGCCATGTACGAGGCCAAGGACCTGGGCCGCAACCGCACCTGTTTTTATTCCAAGGCTCGCCAGGTCATTGTGGACACCAGAAGCGCCATGGCCCTGGATATGCAGACCGGCCTGGATAACGGCGAATTCTGCCTCTATCTTCATCCCCAGGTATTGAAAATCGGTATGCTGTGCGGTGCAGAAGCCCTGCTCAGATGGCTGCCCCGGGATAAACCACCTGTCAGCCCGGACTCTTTTATCCCTGTGGCTGACAGTACCGGTCTGATTCTGCCTTTGGGGGAATGGGTGCTTAAGCAGGCCTGCACCATTGTCATGGATTTGGAAAAATACCAGCTCCCCGAAGATTTTGCCCTGGCTGTGAATATCAGTGCCCTGCAGTTTGCCGATGAAAATTTTATCAAAACCGTTAAACGGGTGTTCCATGAAACCGGCGTCACGCCGTTACGATTGAAATTTGAACTCACCGAAACCAGCCTTGTCCAGGATATGAACCGTGCCGGAAACATTATGAAGGAACTTGGCAGCATGGGACTGCAGGTTGAGCTGGATGATTTCGGTACCGGGTATTCTTCGCTCAACTCCATTAAAAACTTACCCCTGACCGCGCTGAAGATAGACGCCTCCCTGATCCGCGGCATTGAAAAGGATGAGTCCAGCAGAGCCATTGTCCGCGCGGCCCTTGCCATGGCCCGGGCCATGTCGCTGCAAACCATCGCCGAAGGCGTGGAAACCCAAAGCCAGATGGATTACCTTGCCAAAGAAGGCTGTGATATGATCCAGGGCTATCTTTTTGCCAAGCCCATGCCCTATGAGGAATTTATCTCCTATCTTGGACGGAAATTGAAAATCGCATGA